The following proteins come from a genomic window of Legionella cherrii:
- a CDS encoding YHS domain-containing (seleno)protein has translation MNLLHSRIFPFFFLFFLLPFSAKAATDSSISLVGDQGYDLVSYQQKNGPVRGSGNHVVMYHGIAYIFATQENKKAFAANPEKYLPAYGGYCAYGVASGHKVISDPLAWKIVEGKLYLNLNKQIQAIWVKDIPGNIKKADEQWSQIKDKDASI, from the coding sequence ATGAACCTTTTACATTCGCGCATTTTCCCTTTTTTCTTTTTATTTTTTTTATTACCCTTTTCTGCAAAAGCTGCGACAGATAGTTCAATCAGCCTGGTTGGGGATCAAGGCTATGACCTTGTCTCCTATCAACAAAAAAATGGGCCTGTACGAGGAAGTGGAAATCATGTCGTCATGTATCATGGTATTGCTTACATTTTTGCAACCCAGGAAAATAAAAAAGCATTTGCAGCAAATCCTGAAAAATATTTACCTGCCTATGGTGGTTATTGTGCTTATGGAGTTGCCTCGGGACATAAAGTAATCAGCGATCCTTTAGCATGGAAAATTGTTGAGGGGAAACTCTATCTTAATCTGAATAAGCAAATTCAGGCTATTTGGGTAAAAGATATTCCTGGCAACATTAAAAAAGCAGATGAACAATGGTCTCAAATAAAAGATAAAGACGCTTCCATTTAA
- a CDS encoding glycosyl hydrolase family 18 protein, whose amino-acid sequence MKKIGLLVGFLFFLNDGFAKTPIIAPQPTSCITGSFSSTGTSSWQTVSLKITNNCNQTVDFQNSTITFSNGSNLNTSFWGNFSPLSYPVNTLQITSQPQSGTYLSSLSLQFPTYQGANSKLPKGSSFTIIYGEPTADYIANSVSVYLNSPVSTGTINLINATAKPANVTQTYALVNLTLNGQTVSAQVPWSGQQQISGLAAGTYTVSPTNITDSNGVVYQGVANPASLTVSAGTNVSSTINYAAMQTTGNININLAALPSQLSGYTGNPTVTLTRMDTQSSTNAQVSWSTINVISQLSNGVSYAFSTPVITYNGYNCTPTFTPTSAVAAVTAPTVQLSYNCVQVAQDSIPVTITGAPAALSSINVTFTPSGNGTPVNETISLSNGTGTAHVSLTDGMVYTVSATSVNGYAVTYAPQPLTASSSATETITYTQNTTTGGRIIGYLPGWETPPSATALANAGYTHILVAFGVFSTTNPGQITSAFDTVSASYIQSLHNAGIKVLLSLGGASSSIANTTVDFHQVLSAASSPAAFEQTFISSLENLLTQYNFDGFDFDIESGLNASGTFSNPTGDIAVLANIINTMHANHPNLLLTLVPQTANIAATSGFDATWGNYASLVMQTHQSLAWVGIQMYNAGCTYGIDLICYDPNNTSSPNASVAMATDLLENWPAVTSSGQQTGFQPYISYLTPSQVVLGYPAPNASGQSDGSPAAVIGTIKRAIQCLRTGVAGASSCDTYIPPRTYPGFGGVFDWEVIHDESNNYHFATSLVNCVINGNCN is encoded by the coding sequence ATGAAAAAAATAGGACTATTAGTTGGTTTCTTGTTTTTCTTAAATGATGGTTTTGCCAAAACGCCCATTATTGCCCCACAACCCACTTCTTGTATTACAGGCAGCTTCAGCTCAACTGGTACAAGTAGCTGGCAAACCGTTTCATTGAAAATAACCAACAATTGCAATCAAACTGTAGACTTTCAAAACTCGACCATAACTTTTTCTAATGGCAGTAATTTGAATACCTCTTTTTGGGGAAATTTTTCGCCATTATCTTATCCAGTCAATACGTTGCAAATCACGTCACAACCTCAAAGCGGCACCTATTTATCCTCGCTCTCATTACAATTTCCCACCTATCAAGGAGCCAACAGTAAACTTCCCAAAGGAAGTTCTTTTACCATTATTTACGGGGAACCAACCGCAGATTATATAGCCAATAGCGTCTCTGTTTATTTAAATTCTCCAGTATCTACTGGCACTATCAATTTAATTAACGCTACAGCAAAACCTGCTAATGTAACACAAACTTATGCACTGGTTAATTTAACTTTAAACGGTCAAACAGTGAGTGCACAGGTGCCTTGGTCAGGACAACAACAGATATCTGGCCTTGCTGCGGGAACTTATACCGTTTCGCCTACTAATATAACGGATAGTAATGGAGTCGTGTATCAAGGAGTAGCAAATCCTGCAAGCTTAACCGTTTCAGCAGGCACTAATGTTTCTTCTACAATTAACTATGCTGCAATGCAAACAACAGGAAACATCAACATCAATTTAGCTGCATTGCCTTCTCAATTATCGGGTTATACAGGCAATCCAACCGTAACCTTAACCCGCATGGACACTCAAAGTTCAACCAATGCTCAAGTGAGTTGGAGCACAATTAACGTAATCAGCCAGTTATCCAACGGGGTCAGCTATGCATTCTCTACTCCAGTAATTACCTATAATGGATACAACTGTACTCCGACCTTTACACCGACATCAGCTGTTGCTGCAGTGACTGCTCCCACAGTACAACTCAGTTATAATTGCGTTCAAGTAGCCCAAGACAGTATTCCCGTTACCATAACAGGAGCACCTGCGGCTCTTTCCTCCATTAATGTAACCTTTACTCCGAGCGGCAATGGCACACCAGTTAATGAAACCATTTCATTAAGCAACGGAACTGGAACAGCTCATGTGAGCCTGACGGATGGAATGGTTTACACGGTAAGCGCAACATCAGTAAATGGTTATGCGGTAACTTATGCTCCCCAACCTTTAACTGCATCATCCTCTGCTACTGAAACCATTACTTATACTCAAAACACAACTACCGGAGGCAGAATTATAGGTTACTTGCCTGGTTGGGAGACTCCACCATCTGCTACTGCTTTGGCAAATGCGGGTTATACTCACATCCTCGTAGCATTTGGAGTCTTTAGTACCACCAATCCTGGCCAAATCACTTCTGCATTCGATACCGTCTCAGCAAGTTACATTCAGTCATTGCACAATGCGGGCATTAAAGTGTTACTGTCCTTAGGTGGAGCATCATCCAGTATTGCGAATACTACGGTAGATTTTCATCAAGTATTATCAGCAGCCTCTTCACCTGCAGCATTTGAACAAACTTTTATTAGTTCCTTAGAAAACCTACTCACTCAGTATAATTTTGATGGATTTGATTTTGATATTGAAAGTGGATTAAATGCGAGTGGAACTTTTAGCAATCCTACCGGTGATATCGCTGTTCTAGCGAATATTATCAATACAATGCATGCGAATCATCCTAATTTGCTTCTTACTTTAGTACCACAAACTGCGAATATCGCCGCTACCTCAGGTTTTGATGCAACGTGGGGTAATTATGCTTCTTTGGTGATGCAAACCCATCAATCTTTAGCATGGGTCGGTATTCAAATGTATAATGCCGGCTGTACGTATGGCATTGACCTGATTTGTTATGATCCGAACAATACAAGCAGTCCAAATGCTTCAGTAGCTATGGCCACCGATTTACTTGAAAATTGGCCTGCGGTCACCAGTTCTGGACAGCAAACTGGGTTCCAACCTTACATTAGTTATCTAACCCCTTCTCAAGTGGTATTAGGCTATCCTGCACCTAATGCATCAGGACAAAGCGATGGCTCACCTGCAGCAGTTATTGGTACAATCAAACGAGCCATACAATGTTTACGTACTGGAGTTGCCGGCGCATCCAGTTGTGATACCTACATTCCACCACGGACTTATCCAGGATTTGGAGGGGTGTTTGACTGGGAAGTTATTCATGACGAAAGCAACAATTATCACTTTGCCACCAGTTTGGTAAACTGTGTAATTAATGGGAATTGTAATTAA
- a CDS encoding DNA repair protein, translating into MENTGLFLIAMAFLLGIRHGFDLDHLATIDSVARIVSGRRTLAKLVGFLFSLGHGLVVILISLIIGNGVKPVLVPQWLDGLGNGISITFLLIFGLLNFWNIFRDPAQSPFPTSFKNYFSKKLIRGQANPFIIVLIGALFALSFDTVSQVVLFSLSARAMAGWLFSGMLGLIFMFGMMVSDGLNGLLVSTLIQRADSVSLIFSRLAGFMIASFSLIIGMINFIKMYN; encoded by the coding sequence ATGGAAAATACCGGATTATTTTTAATCGCAATGGCCTTTTTGCTAGGTATCCGCCATGGTTTTGATTTGGATCATCTGGCAACCATAGATTCCGTCGCACGAATAGTCAGTGGACGTCGAACTCTAGCAAAACTTGTAGGATTTTTATTTTCCCTCGGACATGGTTTAGTAGTCATTTTAATCAGCTTAATTATTGGCAATGGGGTTAAGCCAGTACTCGTTCCCCAATGGCTCGATGGGCTTGGCAATGGTATATCCATTACATTTTTATTGATTTTTGGATTACTCAATTTTTGGAATATTTTCCGAGATCCAGCCCAATCTCCTTTTCCAACCAGTTTCAAAAACTATTTCTCAAAAAAATTAATCCGCGGTCAGGCTAACCCTTTTATTATCGTATTGATTGGCGCCCTCTTTGCCCTGTCCTTTGATACAGTAAGCCAAGTGGTCTTATTTTCCCTTTCTGCTCGGGCGATGGCAGGATGGCTATTCTCAGGGATGCTTGGCCTCATTTTTATGTTTGGGATGATGGTTTCAGACGGATTAAATGGATTACTTGTTTCAACTTTAATCCAACGTGCCGATTCAGTATCTCTTATATTTTCCCGGCTGGCCGGCTTTATGATTGCATCATTTAGTCTGATTATTGGTATGATTAATTTTATCAAAATGTATAATTAG
- the hypA gene encoding hydrogenase maturation nickel metallochaperone HypA, producing the protein MHELWVCKSILEIIKQKAAATQCTRVKKIILEIGQLAAIEKDALTFGFKVITEGTIAENAELYIIDIPGEGLCESCQNRSPLQQYYDACQVCGGHQLKVIQGEELQIKSMVVE; encoded by the coding sequence ATGCATGAATTATGGGTATGTAAAAGTATTCTCGAGATTATTAAGCAGAAAGCAGCTGCAACACAGTGTACTCGTGTAAAAAAAATCATTTTAGAGATTGGCCAGCTTGCAGCAATTGAGAAAGACGCCCTGACTTTTGGTTTCAAAGTGATTACAGAAGGAACCATCGCGGAGAATGCAGAACTTTACATCATCGATATTCCAGGTGAAGGACTTTGCGAATCGTGCCAAAACCGAAGCCCTTTACAGCAATATTACGATGCATGCCAGGTCTGTGGAGGTCATCAATTAAAGGTCATTCAAGGTGAAGAATTACAAATTAAATCAATGGTGGTTGAATAA
- the hypB gene encoding hydrogenase nickel incorporation protein HypB produces MCGICGCTEEHNEMEHHEHHHESMHHSHDEHLIQVEQNILAKNQQFARANKNFLTGKTILALNIMSSPGSGKTTLLAKTILDLKNEVEIAVVVGDQQTNHDAELIKASGGNALQINTGKVCHLDAHMVGHALEDLPLKENSLLFIENIGNLVCPALFDLGEQFKVVILSVTEGDNKPLKYPDMFRCADLMLITKMDLLPYVNFDLDQCIEYARRIKPSIETLTLSTVNGNGLEAWYEWLRKKQMDTRVNQWTV; encoded by the coding sequence ATGTGTGGAATATGCGGTTGTACTGAAGAACATAATGAAATGGAGCATCATGAACATCATCATGAGTCGATGCATCACAGCCATGATGAACATCTAATCCAGGTGGAGCAAAATATTTTAGCCAAGAACCAACAATTTGCTCGCGCCAATAAAAATTTTTTAACCGGTAAAACTATTTTGGCCTTGAATATCATGTCAAGCCCAGGTTCTGGTAAAACAACCCTTTTAGCAAAAACCATTCTGGATTTAAAAAATGAAGTGGAAATTGCCGTTGTGGTTGGCGATCAACAAACAAATCATGATGCAGAATTAATTAAAGCCAGTGGGGGTAATGCCTTACAAATCAATACAGGAAAAGTGTGTCATTTGGATGCGCATATGGTGGGGCATGCCTTAGAAGATCTCCCTTTAAAAGAAAATTCACTCTTGTTTATTGAAAATATAGGCAATCTTGTTTGTCCTGCTTTATTCGACTTAGGAGAACAATTTAAAGTGGTTATTCTTTCAGTGACCGAAGGGGACAATAAACCACTAAAATATCCCGATATGTTCCGTTGTGCGGACTTAATGCTCATCACCAAAATGGACCTACTGCCTTATGTGAATTTTGATCTGGACCAATGTATTGAATACGCACGTCGAATTAAGCCCTCCATTGAGACACTGACCCTCTCAACGGTGAATGGCAATGGTTTAGAAGCTTGGTACGAATGGCTCAGGAAAAAACAAATGGACACCCGTGTGAATCAATGGACCGTTTAA
- the hypF gene encoding carbamoyltransferase HypF, whose amino-acid sequence MDRLRIIIQGQVQGVGFRPCVYRIAKHLALTGWIQNNAEGVLIEVQGVLAYQFIAHLQEHLPPLAKVYQIQSETIPLKHNEKVFEIIESQKGKVNTLITPDASICTQCLDELFDPQSRYFRYPFLNCTHCGPRFTITRSLPYDRHQTSMDLFPLCLDCQADYNDPENRRYHAQPTACMHCGPQLSLPVEEIAQSITQGEIIALKGLGGYQLICDARNEEAVAKLRIRKNRDEKPFALMVANSFSAERLVTMNQQERDLLESIARPIVLLKKNDVLNTYSPAIAPGLNTLGIMLPYTPLHYLLFNALAGNKNGCAWLNEYQNTLLVITSANLGGDPLIIEDHSAEQQLNHIADKIISYNRQIITRVDDSVIRVVSHGPQFIRRSRGFVPTPIQLSHEIPPTLAVGGHLKNTFCITRGDEAFVSQHIGSLNNKATIEFFHESLKHLLRFLDLTPERIAHDLHPDFYTTHFAQHYGIPAFAIQHHHAHLASVIAEHGIKQKALGLALDGYGYGIHGEAWGGELFLLEHSTCTRLGSFLPLLQPGGEIAAREPWRMAASVLHHLGRSNEISERFSNHPQAHIIHQLLNRRINSPSTSSCGRLFDAVSALLGIQLISHYEGQAAMRLESMVTQVQILPNGWQIKEGFFDMMPTLNVLANRCEPITGANLFHGTLIAGLAAWITGICRERKIDVVILSGGCFLNPILAEGLITTLSESDITSFLPRALPPNDGGISLGQAWIAGNL is encoded by the coding sequence ATGGACCGTTTAAGAATAATCATTCAAGGACAAGTCCAAGGTGTTGGCTTTAGACCTTGTGTGTACCGAATCGCCAAACATCTTGCGCTCACAGGTTGGATCCAAAATAATGCTGAGGGGGTATTGATTGAAGTACAAGGGGTTTTGGCCTATCAATTTATTGCTCATTTACAAGAACATCTACCCCCGCTTGCCAAAGTATATCAAATTCAATCTGAAACGATTCCCTTAAAACACAATGAAAAAGTCTTTGAAATTATTGAAAGTCAAAAAGGTAAAGTAAATACCCTTATTACCCCTGATGCGAGCATTTGCACCCAATGCTTAGACGAACTGTTTGATCCTCAAAGCCGCTATTTCCGCTACCCTTTCTTGAATTGTACGCATTGCGGCCCCCGGTTCACAATCACCCGAAGTCTTCCCTATGATCGCCATCAAACCTCGATGGATTTGTTTCCTTTATGTCTGGATTGCCAAGCAGATTACAACGACCCTGAAAACCGACGCTACCATGCCCAACCGACAGCCTGTATGCATTGTGGTCCTCAACTTTCATTACCCGTGGAGGAAATTGCCCAATCTATTACACAAGGCGAAATCATTGCGCTCAAAGGTTTGGGCGGATATCAACTCATTTGTGATGCGCGTAATGAAGAAGCGGTAGCCAAGTTGCGCATAAGAAAGAACCGAGACGAGAAACCTTTTGCCCTTATGGTCGCCAACAGCTTCAGTGCGGAACGGCTTGTCACAATGAATCAGCAAGAACGTGATTTATTAGAGAGTATTGCGCGTCCCATTGTATTGCTCAAAAAAAATGATGTATTGAATACGTACAGTCCTGCAATTGCTCCAGGATTAAATACCTTGGGTATTATGCTTCCATATACTCCATTACATTATTTACTGTTCAATGCTCTTGCTGGAAATAAAAACGGTTGTGCGTGGTTAAATGAGTATCAAAATACCTTATTAGTAATCACCAGTGCCAACTTAGGCGGCGACCCCCTAATTATTGAAGACCATAGTGCCGAACAGCAACTCAATCACATCGCCGATAAAATAATTTCCTATAACCGCCAAATTATCACTCGTGTCGATGATTCGGTCATTCGCGTAGTAAGTCATGGTCCTCAATTTATTCGCCGCTCTCGAGGTTTTGTACCAACTCCCATCCAGCTCTCGCATGAAATTCCACCCACTTTGGCAGTAGGCGGACATTTAAAAAATACCTTCTGTATTACTCGTGGTGATGAAGCATTTGTTTCTCAACATATTGGCAGTTTAAACAATAAAGCAACTATTGAGTTCTTTCATGAATCATTAAAGCATTTGCTGCGTTTTCTCGATCTAACCCCAGAACGAATTGCTCATGATTTGCACCCTGATTTTTACACCACCCATTTTGCCCAACATTATGGAATTCCTGCTTTTGCCATTCAACACCATCATGCCCATTTAGCTTCAGTTATTGCGGAGCACGGGATTAAACAAAAGGCCTTAGGACTTGCGCTTGATGGGTATGGATACGGTATCCATGGTGAAGCTTGGGGGGGAGAACTTTTTCTATTAGAACATTCAACCTGTACTCGGTTAGGATCTTTTTTACCTCTTTTACAACCCGGTGGAGAAATTGCAGCACGGGAGCCCTGGCGAATGGCAGCCAGCGTTTTGCATCATTTGGGCCGTAGCAATGAAATTAGCGAACGATTTTCAAATCATCCCCAAGCGCACATTATCCATCAACTGCTGAATAGAAGAATAAATAGCCCGAGCACAAGCAGTTGTGGTCGCTTGTTTGATGCAGTAAGTGCCTTATTGGGAATTCAATTGATTTCGCACTATGAAGGTCAGGCTGCAATGCGTTTAGAAAGCATGGTCACTCAAGTACAAATACTCCCCAATGGATGGCAAATAAAAGAGGGTTTTTTTGATATGATGCCTACCCTAAACGTATTAGCTAATCGATGTGAGCCGATAACTGGTGCGAATCTTTTTCATGGAACACTCATTGCTGGTCTTGCAGCATGGATTACGGGAATCTGTCGAGAAAGAAAAATTGATGTGGTAATATTAAGCGGAGGTTGTTTTTTAAATCCAATATTAGCCGAAGGATTAATCACCACGTTAAGTGAATCAGATATCACCTCTTTTTTACCACGTGCTCTTCCACCCAATGATGGAGGAATTTCCCTCGGACAAGCGTGGATTGCTGGGAATTTATAA
- a CDS encoding HypC/HybG/HupF family hydrogenase formation chaperone has translation MCLALPARITQILDDDKVLVNIGGITKEISTALLDKVVLGDYVIIHVGYALTRLDEHEAQNTLNLFAQMAKDESL, from the coding sequence ATGTGTTTGGCGTTACCTGCACGAATTACTCAAATTCTTGATGATGACAAAGTCCTGGTGAATATAGGTGGCATCACTAAAGAAATCTCAACTGCATTATTAGACAAAGTCGTTCTGGGAGATTATGTCATTATTCATGTTGGCTACGCTTTAACACGACTCGATGAGCATGAAGCTCAGAACACTTTAAATTTATTTGCGCAAATGGCGAAGGATGAATCCTTATGA
- the hypD gene encoding hydrogenase formation protein HypD, which translates to MKYIEEFRNADFAKALAREIAAHVAPDRHYQFMEFCGGHTHAIHRYGIPSLLPKNVELIHGPGCPVCILPMAITDKAMALASLPHVILCSYADMLRVPGSGQKNLLHAKATGADVRMIYSASDALKIAKENPQKEIIFFAIGFETTTPPTAVIIQQARKLNLKNFSVFCNHVLTPVPMDHLLQSNDVTLDGFVGPAHVSIIIGSQSYESVCKKYNKPIVISGFEPLDLLHSILMLIQQINEKRCEVEIQYTRAVNREGNLLSQQIMADVFELRDQFEWRGLGFIPQSALKIRAEYAEFDAEQRFDIPDFVSQEHKQCICGDVLRGVKKPMECKLFAKVCAPENPLGSCMVSSEGACAAVYAYGRMNG; encoded by the coding sequence ATGAAATATATCGAAGAATTCAGGAATGCCGATTTTGCAAAAGCACTAGCCAGAGAAATTGCTGCACACGTTGCTCCGGATCGACATTATCAGTTTATGGAGTTTTGCGGGGGGCATACCCACGCCATTCATCGGTATGGAATACCCAGTTTGTTACCAAAAAATGTGGAACTGATCCATGGCCCAGGATGTCCAGTCTGCATATTACCAATGGCAATCACAGACAAAGCCATGGCATTGGCATCATTACCCCATGTTATTCTCTGCAGTTATGCAGACATGTTGCGAGTCCCGGGTTCAGGACAAAAAAATCTATTACACGCCAAGGCAACGGGAGCTGATGTGCGGATGATTTATTCGGCAAGTGATGCACTTAAAATTGCCAAAGAAAATCCGCAAAAAGAAATCATATTTTTTGCTATTGGCTTTGAAACCACAACGCCCCCCACTGCCGTAATTATCCAGCAGGCGCGTAAACTGAACCTCAAAAATTTTAGCGTTTTTTGTAATCATGTTTTAACACCGGTCCCCATGGACCACTTGCTGCAATCGAATGACGTCACACTCGATGGATTTGTTGGCCCAGCTCATGTCAGCATTATCATTGGCAGTCAATCTTATGAATCAGTGTGCAAAAAATACAATAAGCCCATCGTGATTTCCGGCTTTGAACCTCTGGATTTACTGCACTCCATTTTAATGTTAATTCAACAAATCAATGAAAAAAGGTGTGAGGTAGAAATTCAATATACTCGTGCCGTAAATCGCGAAGGAAATTTACTTTCGCAACAAATAATGGCTGACGTATTTGAATTACGTGATCAATTTGAGTGGCGTGGTTTAGGATTTATTCCTCAAAGTGCTTTAAAAATCAGAGCAGAATATGCTGAATTCGATGCGGAGCAACGTTTTGATATCCCTGATTTTGTCTCTCAAGAACACAAACAGTGTATTTGTGGTGACGTACTTCGCGGTGTAAAGAAACCCATGGAATGTAAATTATTTGCCAAAGTATGTGCCCCTGAGAATCCACTGGGCTCCTGTATGGTGTCTTCGGAAGGTGCATGTGCCGCAGTATATGCTTATGGACGGATGAATGGATGA
- the hypE gene encoding hydrogenase expression/formation protein HypE: protein MTEAIITNIPKTPKLNVREGVINLTHGSGGRAMTQLIEQMFLAAFDNQWLAARNDQACFSISAGRMVMTTDAHVISPLFFPGGNIGSLSVHGTVNDVVMSGAKPLYLSASFILEEGFPLADLQKIVEAMAVAAQQANVAIITGDTKVVERGKGDGVFITTTGIGIVPEGVHISGDKAKPGDRVLISGFMGDHGVAIMAHRNNLQFQTEIQSDTASLHDLVSCMVDAVPDIHCLRDPTRGGLATTLNELAIQSKVGFMIEENKIPIRTEVAGACELLGLDALYVANEGKLVAVCAAHDADRLLAVMRAHPLGVHAEIIGEVIEDPHHFVQLKTKLGGMRIVDWLAGEQLPRIC from the coding sequence ATGACTGAAGCAATCATAACGAATATACCAAAAACACCGAAACTTAATGTTCGAGAAGGAGTTATTAATTTAACTCATGGTAGCGGTGGACGTGCTATGACTCAATTAATCGAGCAAATGTTTTTAGCTGCTTTCGATAATCAGTGGCTTGCTGCAAGAAATGATCAAGCCTGTTTTTCAATATCTGCAGGTCGAATGGTCATGACTACAGATGCCCATGTCATTTCTCCTTTATTTTTTCCAGGCGGCAATATTGGCTCTTTATCGGTGCATGGAACAGTGAACGACGTTGTGATGTCCGGTGCCAAACCCTTATACTTATCTGCCAGTTTTATCCTCGAAGAAGGATTTCCATTAGCGGATTTACAAAAGATCGTCGAAGCGATGGCTGTGGCAGCACAACAAGCGAATGTTGCCATCATTACAGGCGATACAAAAGTAGTCGAACGAGGGAAAGGAGACGGTGTATTTATAACCACTACGGGAATAGGCATAGTTCCTGAGGGAGTTCATATTTCCGGAGACAAGGCCAAACCAGGTGATCGGGTCTTGATTAGCGGGTTCATGGGCGATCATGGAGTTGCGATTATGGCCCATCGAAATAACTTGCAATTTCAAACCGAAATTCAATCGGATACTGCGTCACTTCATGATTTGGTCTCTTGCATGGTGGATGCAGTACCTGACATTCATTGTTTACGTGATCCTACACGCGGGGGTCTGGCAACCACATTAAATGAATTGGCGATACAATCCAAAGTTGGATTTATGATTGAAGAAAATAAAATCCCTATTCGCACTGAAGTTGCCGGTGCATGCGAGTTATTAGGGCTTGATGCGTTATATGTCGCAAATGAAGGGAAATTAGTTGCCGTGTGCGCTGCTCATGATGCCGATAGATTATTGGCTGTAATGCGAGCACATCCTTTGGGAGTACATGCAGAAATCATAGGGGAAGTGATTGAAGATCCACACCATTTTGTGCAGCTTAAAACAAAACTTGGAGGCATGAGAATTGTCGATTGGTTGGCGGGTGAACAATTACCACGAATTTGTTAA
- a CDS encoding 4Fe-4S dicluster domain-containing protein, translating to MTANKISYFMPYLTLQKLLDSLHDAGYSCVGPQVRDGAIVYDVLQHVDQLPWGIREHQNPGSYQLEKIKEHKAFAFANGPQAIKPLLFKPQETVWKVERNQEGKLIFQPHQAEEQPIAIIGARSCDLAAMSIQDKVFIESAHPDPRYKKRREQLLVIAVNCSYSSNNCFCVSAGTGPEVRNPFDILLTEIDDGFVIQTGSERGQAIISNLHLPKAKAEQSKKASHNVEQAAAMQTKRIPLDNKQGLRDLLFANLNHSRWDDVAQRCLSCGNCTSVCPTCFCHSEVEKPSLDGTSSEHQREWDSCFTAGHSYLSGKVIRDDTHKRYRQWLTHKVGSWFDQFDTSGCVGCGRCVTWCPVGIDITEELAAISGESNIRIKESD from the coding sequence ATGACAGCAAATAAAATAAGCTATTTCATGCCTTATTTGACATTGCAGAAGTTATTGGACTCACTGCACGATGCAGGATACTCCTGTGTAGGCCCTCAAGTACGCGATGGAGCGATTGTTTATGATGTGTTACAACATGTCGATCAATTACCTTGGGGCATCCGTGAACACCAAAACCCTGGAAGTTATCAATTAGAAAAAATTAAGGAACATAAAGCATTTGCCTTTGCAAATGGTCCGCAAGCAATTAAACCACTTCTATTCAAGCCCCAAGAAACCGTATGGAAAGTAGAACGTAACCAGGAAGGAAAATTAATTTTTCAACCCCATCAAGCAGAAGAACAACCGATTGCGATTATTGGCGCTCGTTCTTGTGATTTAGCGGCAATGAGTATTCAAGATAAAGTGTTTATTGAGAGTGCGCATCCCGATCCTCGTTATAAAAAGCGTCGTGAGCAGTTATTGGTTATTGCGGTCAATTGTTCTTATTCTTCAAATAATTGTTTTTGTGTTTCCGCAGGAACTGGACCCGAAGTCAGAAATCCTTTTGATATTCTGCTGACTGAAATCGATGATGGATTCGTGATCCAAACTGGCAGCGAACGGGGTCAAGCAATCATTTCCAATTTACATTTACCCAAAGCGAAAGCCGAACAAAGTAAAAAAGCCAGTCACAATGTGGAACAGGCGGCAGCAATGCAAACTAAAAGAATTCCCTTAGATAATAAGCAGGGTTTACGGGATTTATTATTTGCCAATTTAAATCACTCAAGATGGGACGATGTAGCACAAAGATGTTTATCATGTGGTAATTGCACCTCTGTGTGTCCTACCTGTTTTTGTCATAGTGAGGTAGAAAAGCCCAGTTTAGATGGTACAAGCAGCGAACATCAGCGCGAATGGGATTCTTGTTTTACCGCAGGCCATAGCTATTTAAGCGGTAAAGTCATTCGTGACGATACCCATAAACGCTACAGACAATGGTTGACTCATAAGGTAGGTAGTTGGTTTGATCAGTTTGATACGAGTGGTTGTGTAGGCTGTGGCCGTTGTGTTACCTGGTGTCCTGTCGGTATTGATATTACCGAAGAACTCGCAGCGATTTCTGGTGAATCCAATATAAGGATTAAAGAAAGTGACTAA